The following coding sequences are from one Arthrobacter sp. 24S4-2 window:
- a CDS encoding diacylglycerol kinase family protein has translation MNDWLLYLIIAAALAFAVSSWWGVRSLKALHTRSAVQEDTYHPGMSRQKVAVVMNPVKAKSAEARALIRRACLSAGWEAPVFFETTAADPGFSQAEAALKSGADVVLVGGGDGTVRVVAEKLAHTDVAMGLIPLGTGNLLARNLHLDVYDLHGSIQTALFGHQRHIDTARMGIRNSRTGHSSEHVFLVIAGMGMDAEVVGDTNDGLKKAVGWLAYTEAGVRHLPGRRKKVSIALDDQPEQSRKIRSVLFANCGLIPGGIDFIPQAMIDDGMLDVVVMSPRSAIGWIAMYAKIMFKHKRNLPVMSYYRSGKIVIRCAEPVATQIDGDPSGEATDVTVQIEPGSLLVRVAESMGSEAAAGESTAPK, from the coding sequence ATGAACGACTGGCTGCTATACCTCATCATCGCTGCGGCCTTGGCTTTCGCGGTCTCCAGCTGGTGGGGCGTGCGGAGCCTCAAGGCACTCCATACACGCAGCGCCGTCCAGGAGGATACGTACCACCCGGGCATGTCCCGGCAGAAGGTGGCCGTGGTGATGAACCCGGTCAAGGCAAAGTCCGCCGAAGCCCGCGCCCTGATCAGGCGCGCCTGCCTGTCCGCGGGGTGGGAAGCTCCCGTCTTCTTCGAAACCACCGCCGCGGATCCCGGATTCTCCCAGGCCGAGGCAGCGCTCAAGAGCGGGGCCGACGTTGTCCTGGTGGGCGGCGGTGACGGGACGGTACGCGTGGTGGCCGAGAAGCTGGCCCATACGGACGTGGCCATGGGCCTGATCCCGCTGGGCACTGGAAACCTGCTGGCCAGGAACCTTCACCTCGACGTCTACGACCTCCACGGCAGCATCCAGACGGCCCTGTTCGGGCACCAGCGCCACATCGACACCGCGCGCATGGGCATCCGGAACTCGCGGACGGGCCACTCTTCAGAGCACGTCTTCCTGGTGATTGCGGGCATGGGTATGGACGCAGAAGTAGTGGGCGACACCAACGACGGGCTGAAGAAGGCCGTGGGCTGGCTGGCCTACACCGAGGCCGGAGTGCGGCACCTTCCCGGCCGGCGCAAAAAAGTGTCGATCGCCCTGGATGACCAGCCGGAACAGTCACGGAAGATCCGCAGCGTTTTGTTCGCCAACTGCGGCCTCATCCCGGGCGGCATCGACTTCATCCCGCAGGCAATGATCGACGACGGGATGCTGGACGTTGTGGTGATGAGCCCTCGCAGTGCAATCGGGTGGATAGCCATGTACGCCAAGATCATGTTCAAGCACAAGCGGAACCTGCCGGTGATGAGCTATTACCGGTCAGGCAAGATTGTCATCAGGTGTGCTGAGCCGGTGGCCACGCAGATCGACGGCGACCCCTCCGGGGAGGCGACCGACGTCACCGTCCAGATTGAGCCGGGATCGCTGTTGGTCCGGGTCGCCGAAAGCATGGGCAGCGAAGCGGCAGCAGGGGAAAGTACCGCCCCGAAGTAG
- the pheA gene encoding prephenate dehydratase: MPASPVTYTFLGPEGTFTEAALMQVPGAVEAIRIPSSNVNTALDKVRNGSADAAMVPIENSVEGGVTATLDAIASGQELRIVREALVPISFVLVARPGVEIADIHKISTHGHAWAQCRLWVEANMPDVEYIPASSTAAGAMGLLEEDGVHYDAAICAPIVATEQPALRVLAENIGDNPGAVTRFVLVSRPGALPHRTGADKTTVVVPLPEDRPGALMEILDQFATRGVNLSRIESRPTGQYLGHYFFSIDADGHVEDARVADALAGLHRISPATRFLGSYPRADAQRPQVEPHTSDHAFQAAHEWVAGILQGASVEPVHAPQGSPTA, translated from the coding sequence ATGCCCGCTTCGCCCGTCACCTACACCTTCCTCGGCCCGGAGGGCACGTTCACTGAGGCTGCGCTGATGCAGGTGCCGGGCGCCGTAGAAGCCATCCGCATCCCTTCCTCCAACGTGAACACAGCCCTGGACAAGGTCCGCAACGGCTCTGCCGACGCCGCCATGGTGCCGATCGAGAATTCCGTGGAGGGCGGCGTGACCGCCACGTTGGACGCCATCGCCTCCGGCCAGGAGCTGAGGATCGTCCGGGAGGCGCTGGTGCCTATCAGCTTCGTGCTTGTTGCCCGCCCTGGCGTGGAGATCGCGGATATCCACAAGATCTCGACGCACGGCCACGCCTGGGCCCAGTGCAGGCTCTGGGTCGAAGCCAATATGCCTGATGTGGAATACATCCCGGCCTCCTCCACCGCGGCGGGAGCCATGGGCCTGCTGGAAGAGGATGGCGTCCACTACGACGCCGCGATCTGCGCGCCGATCGTGGCCACAGAGCAGCCCGCGCTGCGCGTGCTGGCCGAGAACATCGGCGACAACCCGGGGGCGGTTACCCGCTTTGTCCTCGTCAGCCGGCCGGGAGCGCTGCCGCACCGCACCGGCGCGGACAAGACCACGGTGGTGGTTCCGCTGCCCGAGGACCGTCCGGGTGCGCTGATGGAAATCCTGGACCAGTTCGCTACCCGCGGCGTGAACCTGAGCCGCATCGAATCACGGCCCACGGGGCAGTACCTTGGGCACTACTTCTTCAGCATCGACGCTGACGGTCATGTGGAGGATGCCCGCGTGGCCGATGCCCTGGCGGGGCTGCACCGGATCAGCCCGGCCACGCGCTTCCTGGGGTCCTACCCGCGTGCCGACGCCCAGAGGCCCCAGGTGGAACCGCACACCTCGGACCACGCATTCCAGGCGGCACATGAATGGGTGGCAGGCATACTGCAGGGGGCATCAGTCGAGCCCGTGCATGCCCCGCAGGGTTCGCCCACAGCTTAG